The DNA segment ATGGCGCGCGAAGAAGGCGTCCGTCTTGTGCAGGACGTGCGGAGCGATGAAGAAATAGCGTCCATAACGCTCCAGGAAGGGGCGCCCCACCGCCAGCGCCAGCCCGTAATTGATGAAGGCTCCGATCAGACAGCCGACGATCGAGGCCGGCAGCACCAGGCTCGGATCCATCCGCCCCTGATGCGCCAGATACCCCGCCGGGATCAGCACCACCTCGCTCGGAAAGGGGATGAAGCTCGACTCGATGGCCATCAGCACCATCACCCCCGTATAGCCCCAGCCGTCGACCGTAGCCAGCAGCCAGTCGATCATGTCATGCAGCATCCGCTCATACCTCGCGCGCGGTTCAAATCAATCCGATAGCGTTGAAAAAAACGATCACGACCAAGGCGGGCGAAACATAGCGGACCAGGAACCGCCAGGTGCGATATCCCAGCCCATCGCCCAGACGCAACTCACCGCGCGAGGCGGATCGCGACATCACCCAGCCGGCGAAGAGCGCAATGAACAGCCCACCCAGCGGCAAGAGGATGTTGGCCGTCAGATAGTCCAGGAGATCGAACCAGGTCTTGCCCAACAGCTGGAAGGACTCGCCCGACCAGAGATTGAAGGACAGCACCGAGCCGATGCCCAGGAACCAGGCCAGCACGCCGACCCCGAACGTCGCCGAGACGCGCCGCATCCCCCGATTCTCGACCAGCCAGGCCACCGCCGGCTCGATGAGTGAGATCGCCGAGGTCCAGGCGGCGAACACCAGCAGTACGAAGAACAGCATACCGAAGAAACGCCCGCCCGGCATTGCGCCGAAGGCGATCGGCAGCGTCTGGAAGACCAGTCCCGGACCGGACGCCGGTTCCAGGCCGTTGGCGAAGACGATCGGGAAGATCGCCAGACCCGCCAGCAGCGCTGCCGTGGTGTCGGCCACCACGATGGTCAGGGTGGCACGCGCGATCGAGGCATTGCCCGGCATATAGGAGCCATAGACCATGATCGCCCCCATGCCGAGGCTGAGCGTGAAGAAGGCATGACCCAAGGCGATCAACAGCGGCTCGCCGTTGAAACGGCACGACTTGACTCCGGACTCCAGCAGCTCGCAATGCTGGAACACCTTGCTGATATCCGGGTGGAACAGGAACGCGAACCCGCGCCCGAAATCTCCTTCATACAGCGCATAGAGCACCAGCACCACCAGCAGCGCAAAGAGCGCCGGCATGAGCACCGTCACGGCCTTCTCCAGTCCGCCGCGCACGCCGCGCGCGACCACCGCCCCGGTCATGGCCATGAAAATGGTGTGCCAGGCGAGCATCGACTCAGGCGAACCCAACAAGTCCTTGAACAGCGCCGAGGCGGCGTCGGCATTCGCCCCGGTGAAGAGTCCGGCGCCGGCGCGGAAGACATAGGCCAGTGCCCAGCCGGCGATCACGCTGTAATAGGAGAGGATCAGCAATCCCGTCACCACCCCGAGCCAACCGAGCCAGCGCCAGGCCGGATGGGCCTTCTCTTCGGCCACCAGGGCGCGCATGGTATTGATCGGACTCCGGCGCCCGCGCCGTCCCATGAGGATCTCG comes from the Allochromatium tepidum genome and includes:
- a CDS encoding sodium-dependent transporter; protein product: MPDTQGSIHGQWSSRFVFILAAVGSAVGLGNIWKFPYITGENGGGAFVLVYLICIALIGVPIMMAEILMGRRGRRSPINTMRALVAEEKAHPAWRWLGWLGVVTGLLILSYYSVIAGWALAYVFRAGAGLFTGANADAASALFKDLLGSPESMLAWHTIFMAMTGAVVARGVRGGLEKAVTVLMPALFALLVVLVLYALYEGDFGRGFAFLFHPDISKVFQHCELLESGVKSCRFNGEPLLIALGHAFFTLSLGMGAIMVYGSYMPGNASIARATLTIVVADTTAALLAGLAIFPIVFANGLEPASGPGLVFQTLPIAFGAMPGGRFFGMLFFVLLVFAAWTSAISLIEPAVAWLVENRGMRRVSATFGVGVLAWFLGIGSVLSFNLWSGESFQLLGKTWFDLLDYLTANILLPLGGLFIALFAGWVMSRSASRGELRLGDGLGYRTWRFLVRYVSPALVVIVFFNAIGLI
- a CDS encoding DedA family protein is translated as MLHDMIDWLLATVDGWGYTGVMVLMAIESSFIPFPSEVVLIPAGYLAHQGRMDPSLVLPASIVGCLIGAFINYGLALAVGRPFLERYGRYFFIAPHVLHKTDAFFARHGAISTFTGRLIPGIRQLISIPAGLARMRVATFAFYTGFGAGLWSLMLIALGYFIGGNEALIRENLPLVTVAALVFAGLTLVVYVVWNHRRQAA